A genomic window from Bradyrhizobium sp. SK17 includes:
- a CDS encoding multicopper oxidase family protein, whose amino-acid sequence MKFNRRSFLAGAGVIGAGAFTSYYADWTAADAAAERQPLRMPPLIDARKEGNAVALHVQAGTTEFFPGRASASLGYSGSYLGPSIRVYQGDDVEIAVTNTLNEDTTVHWHGLLIPAELDGGPHRIITAGNVWRPALPIRQPAATLFYHSHVHGRTGVQVYSGLAGLLLVTDEAERALALPSEYGVDDLPVVIQDRQFADGLMVVPQGMMTMMQGRRGNTILSNGTPNATARVPNRLVRLRLVNGSNARIYDLSFSDNRTFHWIASEGGLLDRPISVSSLTLAPGERAEVLVDFSNGQAVSLKTAPDTNMPMMTGPLAKARNFAKEILGGQGETVLQFDPVGGHGAPSKIPERLVERPRADPSKANTRRRFVLNMGMGGMGMGGMMGGGTDSGGGMVINGRPFDMNRIDEKVRLGDTEIWEVSGEMMSHPFHIHGVQFEVLSRNGGKPILRDAGTRDTVVIRAPVELLVHFNQPAEIAPFMYHCHILEHEDNGMMGQFRTI is encoded by the coding sequence ATGAAATTCAACCGCCGATCCTTTCTTGCCGGTGCTGGGGTTATCGGCGCAGGCGCCTTCACGTCCTATTATGCCGATTGGACCGCGGCGGATGCGGCAGCGGAACGGCAGCCCCTGCGGATGCCTCCACTTATTGACGCGCGGAAAGAAGGCAACGCGGTTGCGCTACACGTGCAAGCGGGCACGACTGAATTCTTTCCGGGACGAGCGAGCGCTAGTCTCGGGTACAGTGGGAGCTACCTTGGTCCTTCAATCCGTGTCTATCAGGGGGACGACGTTGAGATTGCCGTGACCAACACGCTGAACGAAGACACCACGGTTCATTGGCACGGCCTTCTCATTCCAGCCGAACTCGATGGCGGACCCCACCGGATCATCACCGCTGGTAACGTTTGGCGTCCGGCGCTGCCTATTCGCCAGCCAGCCGCCACGCTGTTCTATCATTCCCACGTTCACGGGCGGACTGGAGTGCAGGTGTATTCCGGGCTGGCAGGCTTGCTGCTTGTTACCGATGAGGCCGAGCGGGCTCTTGCTTTACCCTCTGAGTACGGTGTCGATGACCTTCCCGTGGTCATTCAAGACAGGCAGTTCGCGGACGGGCTAATGGTGGTCCCGCAAGGAATGATGACGATGATGCAGGGACGTCGTGGCAATACCATCTTGTCCAATGGCACCCCGAACGCCACGGCGCGTGTTCCAAATCGATTGGTGCGTCTGCGGCTCGTAAATGGGTCTAATGCCAGAATCTATGACCTTTCGTTCAGCGACAATCGAACGTTTCACTGGATCGCAAGCGAGGGCGGTCTTCTCGATCGCCCCATCAGCGTCAGCTCGCTCACACTTGCGCCGGGCGAGCGCGCCGAGGTGTTGGTGGACTTTTCGAATGGCCAAGCCGTGTCCCTCAAGACGGCTCCGGACACCAACATGCCGATGATGACGGGACCGCTGGCAAAAGCACGCAATTTCGCGAAGGAAATTCTTGGCGGTCAGGGCGAGACAGTTTTGCAGTTTGACCCCGTTGGAGGCCATGGCGCGCCTAGCAAGATTCCAGAGCGCCTTGTGGAACGGCCGCGTGCGGATCCGTCGAAAGCCAACACACGACGCCGATTTGTTCTGAATATGGGGATGGGTGGAATGGGCATGGGGGGTATGATGGGCGGAGGGACGGACTCGGGTGGCGGCATGGTCATCAACGGCCGTCCGTTCGATATGAACCGCATCGACGAAAAAGTCCGGCTGGGTGATACTGAAATCTGGGAAGTATCGGGAGAGATGATGTCCCACCCCTTCCATATTCACGGAGTGCAGTTCGAGGTCCTTAGTCGCAACGGCGGCAAGCCGATTCTTCGCGACGCCGGTACTCGTGACACTGTAGTCATTAGAGCGCCGGTGGAATTGCTCGTGCATTTCAATCAGCCTGCCGAAATAGCGCCATTCATGTATCACTGTCATATCCTGGAGCACGAGGACAACGGCATGATGGGACAGTTTCGCACAATCTGA
- a CDS encoding metal-sensitive transcriptional regulator, with protein MRGLSRMVEEERYCIDIVTQISAVRAALRRVEEEVLKDHVSHWVEHAIASGDKVDQRKKVAELMAVIGRTER; from the coding sequence GTGCGCGGCCTTTCCAGGATGGTGGAGGAGGAGCGTTACTGCATCGACATCGTCACGCAGATTTCAGCGGTCCGTGCCGCGCTGCGGCGGGTCGAGGAAGAAGTCCTGAAAGACCATGTCTCCCACTGGGTCGAACACGCCATCGCGAGTGGCGACAAAGTAGACCAGCGAAAGAAGGTCGCCGAATTGATGGCCGTCATTGGCCGGACGGAACGATGA
- a CDS encoding helix-turn-helix transcriptional regulator, whose amino-acid sequence MLNLADFEKSAMEVAGILRALANERRLMILCQLVEYGEATVGSLVDAVGISQSALSQHLAKMRDEGIVTFRRDSHTVWYRIADGRIEELFATLHRLFCKPVRKSGKHK is encoded by the coding sequence ATGCTGAATCTCGCGGACTTTGAGAAAAGCGCCATGGAAGTGGCGGGCATTCTCCGTGCGCTCGCGAACGAGCGTCGGTTGATGATTCTTTGCCAGCTGGTCGAATACGGCGAAGCGACCGTGGGTTCCCTCGTCGATGCAGTCGGCATTAGCCAATCCGCGCTGTCTCAACATCTTGCGAAAATGCGCGACGAGGGAATCGTCACGTTTCGACGAGATTCCCACACGGTTTGGTACCGAATCGCGGACGGGCGGATTGAAGAGCTTTTTGCGACGCTTCATCGGCTGTTTTGTAAGCCGGTCAGAAAATCAGGAAAACACAAATGA
- the mbfA gene encoding iron exporter MbfA, whose product MKKFSDLSEREVLAVAISGEEEDSRIYMSFAEDLSERYPESAKLFEVMAEEEKGHRHLLLEMYEKSFGPNLPPIRRTDVKGFLRRRPVWLTKNLSLDVVRKEAEIMEFEAQRFYSKAAEQATNVGVRKLLGDLAEIEKSHVSLAAKLTDKILTPNVREEEDRTRKRMFVLQYVQPGLAGLMDGSVSTLAPLFAAAFATHHNWQTFLVGLAASIGAGISMGFAEALSDDGSLTGRGSPWLRGGICGLMTTLGGLGHTIPYLVPDSWQNAFWIATAIAGVVVFFELWAIAYIRARYMDTPFLQAVFQIVLGGAIVLAVGILIGAA is encoded by the coding sequence GTGAAGAAATTTTCCGATCTGTCTGAGCGCGAAGTTTTGGCCGTCGCCATTTCCGGCGAAGAAGAGGACAGCCGCATTTATATGAGCTTCGCCGAAGATCTCAGCGAGCGCTATCCGGAGTCTGCCAAGCTGTTCGAGGTGATGGCAGAGGAGGAAAAAGGCCATCGTCATCTGCTGCTCGAAATGTACGAAAAGAGCTTTGGGCCGAATCTGCCCCCTATTCGGCGCACCGACGTGAAAGGCTTCCTGAGACGCCGTCCGGTTTGGTTGACGAAGAACTTGTCGCTCGACGTCGTCCGCAAGGAGGCGGAGATCATGGAGTTCGAAGCGCAGCGCTTCTATTCCAAGGCAGCGGAGCAGGCTACCAACGTGGGAGTCCGAAAGCTCTTGGGGGACCTGGCGGAAATCGAGAAAAGCCACGTAAGCCTGGCGGCAAAGCTTACCGACAAGATTCTCACGCCGAATGTCCGCGAGGAGGAGGACAGGACACGCAAACGCATGTTCGTCCTTCAATATGTGCAGCCCGGCCTCGCCGGTCTGATGGATGGTTCGGTCTCGACTTTGGCGCCGCTTTTCGCTGCAGCCTTCGCCACCCATCACAACTGGCAGACGTTCCTGGTAGGTTTGGCGGCATCAATCGGAGCCGGTATCAGCATGGGCTTTGCGGAAGCGCTGTCGGACGACGGCTCATTGACCGGGCGCGGCTCGCCATGGTTGCGCGGGGGGATCTGCGGGCTAATGACGACGCTGGGAGGACTGGGTCACACGATCCCCTATCTCGTTCCCGACTCCTGGCAGAACGCGTTTTGGATCGCAACCGCCATCGCCGGTGTCGTCGTATTCTTCGAGCTTTGGGCGATCGCATACATCCGGGCCCGATACATGGACACGCCGTTCCTCCAAGCCGTTTTCCAGATTGTGCTCGGAGGCGCGATTGTGCTTGCGGTCGGCATTCTTATCGGAGCCGCCTAG
- a CDS encoding rhodanese family protein, whose protein sequence is MTTHHDPQEALRLINEEGALLIDVREPDEHARERIPNAKLVPLSRLTVPLDRHEAQLLIFHCRSGSRTGAAAEKLAVAAGGDAHILRGGLNAWKAAGLPVLKDTRRPIEIMRQVQIAAGSLVILGVGLGALLHPGFYALSGFVGAGLVIAGSTGTCVMARILAFAPWNRMAQA, encoded by the coding sequence ATGACCACACATCATGATCCACAGGAAGCATTGCGCTTGATCAATGAAGAGGGGGCCTTGCTCATCGACGTGCGCGAACCGGACGAACATGCGCGCGAGCGTATCCCAAATGCCAAGCTTGTTCCATTGTCCCGCCTTACCGTTCCGCTGGATCGGCACGAGGCGCAGCTGCTGATCTTTCACTGCCGGTCAGGAAGCCGAACCGGTGCAGCGGCGGAAAAGCTCGCGGTCGCTGCCGGCGGCGACGCACACATTCTACGTGGCGGACTGAACGCCTGGAAAGCGGCCGGGCTGCCGGTTCTCAAGGATACCCGCCGGCCGATCGAAATAATGCGGCAGGTGCAGATCGCGGCAGGCAGTCTCGTGATTCTTGGCGTTGGTTTGGGCGCGCTGCTGCATCCGGGATTCTACGCCCTATCGGGATTCGTCGGCGCCGGTCTGGTCATCGCCGGGAGCACCGGCACCTGCGTTATGGCCCGAATTCTCGCGTTTGCTCCGTGGAATCGAATGGCTCAGGCGTAA
- a CDS encoding DoxX family protein, with protein sequence MTFIAQLQRFSKTNSSFSDLIFRGCLSLIFIVGGLGHFVEHRQMLERIAESPWANTINTIGNPSVLLWVSGAIFVPAGVALAIGFMTRLSSVALFMTLVPITITLHVAPGHAGPLFKNIAILGALIHFAFNGSGAIAIDRALALAVEPTVDGSATNRAKAS encoded by the coding sequence GTGACATTTATTGCGCAATTACAGCGGTTCTCGAAAACAAACTCAAGCTTCTCGGACCTCATTTTTCGCGGTTGCCTCAGCCTCATTTTCATCGTTGGCGGGCTCGGACATTTCGTGGAGCATCGTCAGATGCTTGAGCGGATAGCTGAATCGCCGTGGGCAAATACAATCAACACGATCGGCAATCCATCTGTTTTGCTCTGGGTTTCCGGAGCTATTTTCGTTCCGGCCGGGGTCGCGCTTGCTATCGGTTTTATGACCCGGCTGTCGTCCGTCGCGCTTTTCATGACTCTGGTGCCGATTACGATTACGCTGCACGTGGCTCCCGGCCACGCCGGGCCGTTGTTCAAGAATATAGCTATCCTTGGCGCGTTGATTCATTTCGCCTTTAACGGATCGGGTGCGATTGCAATCGACCGCGCGTTAGCTTTAGCCGTTGAACCTACTGTGGACGGGAGTGCTACGAATCGTGCGAAGGCGAGCTAG
- a CDS encoding sulfite exporter TauE/SafE family protein — protein sequence MMDFPVGISTTISGGIVGLVLGLVGGGGSILAVPLLVYAVGVTSPHVAIGTSAIAVSLSALGNVVSHARAGNVKWRCAAVFASAGVFGAVAGSTVAKALDGQKLLVLFGALMIIVGITMLRSRSTAGNPEVRLSMTTARELLPLLLGIGFAVGLLSGFFGIGGGFLIVPGLMLATGMPLTMAIGTSLVAVAAFGAATAASYAISGMIDWPIASLFVLGGLVGGVAGVAFGKALAARKRSLNLTFAGLVILVGLYVVARGTVTLFAA from the coding sequence ATGATGGACTTTCCCGTCGGCATTTCGACAACGATTTCGGGCGGAATTGTTGGTCTGGTGCTCGGCCTTGTCGGGGGCGGCGGTTCTATCCTCGCAGTTCCTCTTCTGGTTTACGCTGTCGGGGTCACGTCGCCACATGTCGCTATCGGCACAAGTGCTATTGCGGTCTCACTGAGCGCACTCGGCAACGTGGTGAGCCATGCCCGCGCCGGAAATGTGAAGTGGCGCTGTGCGGCCGTCTTTGCGTCAGCCGGCGTGTTCGGGGCGGTTGCGGGCTCTACGGTGGCCAAAGCGCTCGATGGGCAGAAACTCCTGGTCCTGTTCGGCGCGCTGATGATCATCGTGGGAATCACCATGCTGCGCAGCCGCAGTACGGCGGGGAATCCGGAGGTGCGATTGTCGATGACAACGGCACGCGAGCTTTTACCGCTGCTGCTGGGCATCGGTTTTGCGGTCGGACTGTTGTCGGGTTTCTTCGGAATTGGAGGCGGTTTCCTGATCGTGCCCGGCCTCATGCTTGCGACCGGGATGCCCCTGACGATGGCGATCGGCACCTCTCTCGTTGCCGTCGCAGCATTCGGGGCAGCAACTGCAGCGAGCTATGCAATCTCCGGAATGATCGACTGGCCGATTGCCAGCCTGTTCGTTCTCGGCGGCCTGGTTGGCGGCGTCGCCGGTGTGGCGTTCGGAAAAGCGCTCGCAGCAAGGAAGCGGTCACTCAATCTGACGTTCGCTGGCCTGGTTATTCTGGTCGGCCTCTACGTCGTCGCGCGCGGAACGGTGACGCTGTTCGCGGCTTGA
- a CDS encoding histidine kinase dimerization/phospho-acceptor domain-containing protein, giving the protein MGDARRTVQVAQRMVVRQELAESAAIARGRADPDRYSVDLARYWLVAWRRNGKLAQLAQAIADRGGDSKEPLSVEGVPREVRPLVDAMNILIGRLQIALDQQRRFVSDAAHELRTPLTALQLQIENLWNDAPVGKTGQAALELGNGIRRASVLLEQLLRMARFEAPVGLEHWARISLSGLITECVADQMAIATGKEIDLGIVARDPVEISGAPSD; this is encoded by the coding sequence TTGGGCGATGCCCGACGTACCGTGCAGGTCGCACAGCGCATGGTCGTTCGACAGGAGCTCGCCGAGAGCGCTGCGATCGCCCGCGGCCGCGCCGATCCTGACCGTTATTCCGTTGACCTGGCTCGTTATTGGCTAGTCGCTTGGCGGCGTAATGGGAAGTTGGCGCAGCTTGCGCAGGCGATCGCCGATCGCGGCGGCGATAGCAAGGAACCTCTCTCCGTCGAGGGAGTGCCGAGGGAGGTGAGGCCCCTGGTTGACGCGATGAATATTTTGATTGGGCGTTTGCAAATCGCGCTCGATCAACAGCGGCGCTTCGTTTCCGATGCCGCCCATGAATTGCGGACGCCCCTGACGGCACTACAGCTTCAGATCGAGAACTTGTGGAACGATGCCCCCGTTGGCAAAACCGGGCAGGCAGCTTTGGAATTGGGCAACGGGATCCGCCGCGCCTCGGTCCTGCTGGAACAACTTCTCCGGATGGCGAGGTTCGAAGCACCTGTCGGGCTGGAGCATTGGGCACGGATCAGCTTGTCGGGCCTCATAACCGAATGCGTGGCCGACCAGATGGCGATCGCGACCGGCAAGGAGATCGATCTAGGCATCGTTGCGCGGGATCCCGTTGAAATCTCGGGCGCGCCGAGCGACTGA
- a CDS encoding sensor histidine kinase KdpD, with translation MNNAVRYTPRGGMIDVSVRFAHGNAVVEFVDSDYGVAESDLPRLFDRSFRAAPAEIDGSGLELAIVHAIARRHGWVVTVENRTDRSGMIARVTGPGFLIPS, from the coding sequence CTGAACAACGCAGTCCGCTACACTCCGCGCGGCGGGATGATCGACGTCTCGGTGCGATTTGCGCATGGCAACGCCGTTGTGGAGTTTGTGGATTCCGACTACGGGGTGGCGGAGAGCGATTTGCCTCGCCTTTTCGATCGATCTTTTCGGGCGGCTCCGGCTGAAATCGATGGCAGCGGATTGGAGCTTGCGATCGTGCACGCGATCGCCAGGCGTCACGGATGGGTCGTGACGGTCGAAAACCGGACCGATCGATCGGGCATGATCGCGCGGGTCACCGGGCCAGGCTTCCTCATTCCCTCCTAA
- a CDS encoding bifunctional UDP-sugar hydrolase/5'-nucleotidase, producing the protein MTQSCNLTVIQINDTHGYLEPHPELVWSGSKASYPTLGGYARIASLLNSARRENPGNVLVLDNGDTFHGTYPAAVSRGEALIPLVNALKLDAMTAHWEFAWGPAHFRKVVDRLDHPMLAINCYDKATGDRAFPASVALECAGLRVGVIGIAATILDKSMPPHFSEGLRFTLGLDELPAEINRLKCAERVDLIVVLSHLGFPQDVKLAASVKGIDILVSGHTHNRLERPARIGNTLIIQSGCHGSFVGRLDLNVTDGRISDVQHQLISVSDAIEPDPVMQRLVDEVMSPHRAMLAEIVGNTPIGLHRDTILSASMDDVLLAAAAKAGETDIAFSNGWRYGAPVPPGPVTMNDLWNIIPSNPPISTVDLTGVEIQEMMEESLERTFSADPFGQMGGYLKRFRGLTIYGKLENPPGHRIEHIFTADAALAADHSYKAAFVTAQGVPQKFGRNRQDLPVKAINALQDYFRRQSTHPNEGLGRFIPV; encoded by the coding sequence ATGACACAATCCTGCAATCTGACAGTTATTCAGATCAACGACACACATGGCTACCTGGAACCCCATCCAGAGCTTGTCTGGAGCGGAAGCAAAGCGTCTTACCCCACGCTCGGAGGATACGCGCGAATCGCTTCGCTGTTAAATTCCGCGCGTCGTGAAAATCCTGGCAATGTCTTGGTTCTCGACAATGGTGATACGTTTCATGGGACATACCCCGCCGCCGTAAGTCGCGGTGAAGCTTTGATCCCGCTCGTCAACGCGCTGAAACTCGACGCTATGACGGCGCATTGGGAGTTTGCCTGGGGCCCCGCGCACTTCCGCAAGGTGGTCGATCGGCTTGACCACCCGATGCTCGCCATCAACTGCTACGACAAGGCGACCGGTGATCGAGCTTTTCCCGCATCCGTGGCTCTCGAGTGCGCCGGACTGCGCGTCGGCGTGATCGGAATCGCAGCTACAATCCTTGACAAAAGCATGCCGCCACATTTCAGCGAGGGCCTCCGCTTCACCTTGGGTCTAGATGAGCTACCTGCAGAGATCAATCGGCTAAAGTGCGCCGAGAGAGTCGACCTGATTGTCGTATTGTCGCATTTGGGTTTTCCTCAAGATGTCAAACTCGCGGCCTCCGTTAAGGGCATCGACATCCTCGTCAGCGGTCACACGCACAACCGGCTCGAACGCCCCGCCCGGATCGGGAACACACTCATCATTCAGTCCGGTTGCCATGGATCCTTTGTTGGACGGCTGGACCTGAACGTAACCGACGGAAGGATTTCTGATGTACAGCATCAGCTTATTTCCGTCAGCGATGCTATAGAGCCGGACCCGGTGATGCAGCGCCTTGTTGACGAAGTAATGAGTCCCCATCGCGCCATGTTGGCAGAGATTGTCGGCAATACACCTATCGGATTGCACCGCGACACGATCCTTTCCGCGTCGATGGACGATGTGCTCCTTGCGGCCGCTGCGAAAGCCGGGGAAACGGATATCGCATTTTCAAATGGTTGGCGATATGGTGCACCGGTCCCACCAGGCCCGGTTACCATGAACGATCTCTGGAATATCATTCCGAGCAATCCGCCGATCTCGACCGTAGACCTTACCGGCGTGGAAATCCAAGAGATGATGGAGGAGAGCCTAGAGCGGACATTTTCAGCCGATCCTTTCGGGCAGATGGGCGGCTACCTCAAGCGCTTCAGGGGATTGACCATCTACGGCAAGCTTGAAAATCCTCCGGGCCATCGAATCGAGCACATCTTTACGGCAGACGCGGCCCTAGCGGCGGACCACAGCTACAAAGCAGCCTTCGTGACCGCCCAAGGTGTGCCTCAGAAATTTGGTCGGAATCGGCAAGACTTGCCGGTCAAGGCGATCAATGCACTACAAGACTATTTTCGGAGGCAATCAACTCATCCGAACGAGGGTCTGGGGCGGTTTATTCCTGTGTGA
- a CDS encoding cytochrome b has translation MTKQLSYGNTAKVFHWMIVALLLVQFPIGWLMPDIRRGATPGKAMTLHISIGLIILMLIVLRFVWRLFHPVAPADTLPRWQRLMSENVHWLLYGLVFTTTVTGWFFASFRGWQISFFFAVPLPMLTAPESVAGRLIGGWHQTAEWGLLIAIGIHVIAALIHVFVLRDRIMQRMLPGS, from the coding sequence ATGACAAAACAACTCAGCTACGGAAATACCGCCAAGGTCTTCCATTGGATGATCGTGGCGCTCCTCCTGGTCCAGTTCCCGATCGGTTGGCTGATGCCCGACATTCGGCGGGGCGCGACGCCCGGAAAAGCCATGACTTTGCACATCTCGATCGGGCTTATCATCCTGATGCTGATCGTCTTGCGCTTTGTATGGCGTCTGTTCCACCCTGTCGCACCGGCGGATACGCTGCCGCGCTGGCAGCGTCTCATGTCAGAGAACGTTCATTGGCTTCTCTATGGATTGGTCTTTACAACCACCGTGACAGGCTGGTTCTTTGCATCGTTTAGGGGCTGGCAGATATCATTCTTTTTCGCTGTGCCGCTGCCGATGCTGACCGCTCCCGAATCCGTCGCTGGCCGCCTGATCGGTGGCTGGCATCAAACAGCCGAATGGGGACTGCTCATCGCCATCGGCATTCACGTTATTGCAGCCCTCATACATGTCTTCGTCTTGCGCGACCGGATCATGCAGCGAATGCTTCCCGGGTCATGA
- a CDS encoding response regulator transcription factor → MRILLIEDDPMIGKSLVRALRDQGMSVDWTTSDIEGEEALAVGGHALVLLDLGLPGKSGLDVLRTARAAGNKIPVVVLTARDDLDNRIAGLDLGADDYITKPFEVRELVARMRAVMRRQSGSARSVLEAGGITLDMETHEVAFRGNHVLLPAREFALMRALMDRPGAILSREQIEKRLYGWGEEAESNAVDVLIHSVRKKFDKDIIQNVRGMIIKTSP, encoded by the coding sequence ATGCGAATTCTGCTAATTGAGGACGACCCGATGATCGGCAAAAGCCTGGTCCGTGCGTTGCGCGATCAAGGCATGTCCGTTGATTGGACAACGAGCGACATTGAGGGCGAAGAAGCATTGGCCGTCGGAGGCCACGCGCTGGTGCTGCTGGATCTGGGGCTGCCTGGCAAATCAGGACTGGATGTTCTCAGGACCGCGCGAGCGGCCGGAAACAAAATTCCTGTCGTCGTGCTGACGGCTCGCGACGACCTGGACAACAGGATCGCTGGTCTGGACCTGGGAGCCGACGACTATATCACCAAACCATTTGAAGTACGCGAACTCGTCGCACGAATGCGCGCCGTCATGCGAAGGCAAAGCGGTTCCGCCAGATCGGTGCTCGAAGCAGGTGGGATTACATTAGATATGGAGACTCATGAAGTGGCCTTCCGAGGCAACCACGTCCTGCTTCCCGCTCGCGAATTCGCGCTGATGCGAGCTCTGATGGACAGACCCGGCGCTATCCTGTCTCGCGAACAGATCGAGAAGCGGCTCTACGGCTGGGGCGAGGAAGCGGAAAGCAATGCGGTCGATGTCTTGATCCACTCGGTCCGCAAAAAATTTGACAAAGACATCATCCAGAATGTCCGGGGGATGATCATCAAGACCTCGCCATGA
- a CDS encoding MBL fold metallo-hydrolase: MVKSALQGRPIVKGFFDKRTFSVQYVVADPETRHCAIIDPVLDFDEKSGSTATWSTDELLDHVRNEGYTLEWILDTHPHADHFSAAAYLRGKTGVQTAIGEKVVEVQKLWKEIYNYSDTFPTDGSQWDKLFVDGERFKIGSCDVEVMFTPGHTLASIAYGVGDAIFVHDTLFQPDFGTARADFPGGDAHALWRSIHRILALPEDTKVFTGHDYMPGGRQPAWESTVGQQKSENIHLREAKTEAEFVALRQTRDKKLPMPKLILQSLQVNIRGGRLPDPESNGRRYLKIPLGALESAPWNEGDLHEH; the protein is encoded by the coding sequence ATGGTGAAGTCAGCGTTGCAGGGGCGTCCAATCGTCAAGGGGTTCTTCGACAAACGCACCTTCAGTGTGCAGTACGTTGTCGCGGATCCCGAGACCCGGCACTGCGCCATCATCGACCCTGTTCTCGATTTTGATGAAAAGTCCGGTTCAACAGCTACGTGGTCGACCGATGAGCTACTCGATCATGTGCGGAACGAGGGCTACACGCTCGAATGGATTCTCGACACGCATCCGCATGCCGACCATTTCTCGGCAGCGGCCTATCTCAGGGGCAAAACGGGCGTCCAGACCGCGATCGGCGAAAAGGTCGTCGAAGTGCAGAAGCTCTGGAAAGAAATCTACAATTACTCCGACACCTTCCCGACCGACGGCTCGCAATGGGACAAGCTGTTCGTCGACGGCGAGCGGTTCAAAATCGGCAGTTGTGATGTCGAGGTGATGTTTACGCCGGGGCATACGCTTGCCTCGATCGCCTACGGTGTCGGAGATGCAATCTTCGTTCATGACACCCTGTTCCAACCAGACTTCGGAACGGCACGCGCCGATTTTCCGGGTGGGGATGCGCACGCACTTTGGAGAAGTATCCATAGGATTCTTGCGTTGCCAGAGGACACCAAGGTTTTCACCGGACACGACTACATGCCAGGCGGGCGCCAGCCCGCCTGGGAAAGTACGGTGGGACAGCAGAAATCCGAAAACATTCACCTTAGAGAGGCGAAGACCGAAGCTGAGTTCGTGGCGCTTCGGCAGACTCGTGACAAGAAACTGCCTATGCCGAAACTGATATTGCAATCCCTGCAAGTGAACATTCGAGGCGGTCGGCTGCCCGATCCAGAGTCGAACGGCCGGCGTTATCTCAAAATCCCCCTTGGGGCGCTCGAAAGCGCGCCCTGGAATGAAGGAGACCTCCATGAACATTAA
- a CDS encoding rhodanese-like domain-containing protein, whose translation MNIKSAKELVAEATAEVETLSADAAVKLMDDPNVVFVDVRETNERRKTGVLKGSVHASRGFLEFHADPNSPTHVKPLSSGKRLVLYCASGNRSALAAKTLKSIGIANVSHVAGGFPAMQKAGGETESAA comes from the coding sequence ATGAACATTAAGAGCGCAAAAGAACTCGTCGCCGAGGCCACGGCGGAGGTCGAGACGCTTTCGGCGGACGCCGCCGTGAAACTGATGGACGACCCGAATGTGGTATTCGTCGATGTCCGGGAAACCAACGAGCGACGCAAGACTGGCGTTCTCAAGGGATCGGTGCATGCCTCACGCGGATTCCTAGAATTCCATGCCGACCCCAACAGCCCAACCCATGTCAAGCCGTTGAGCAGCGGCAAGCGGCTGGTGCTCTATTGTGCTTCCGGCAACCGATCAGCGCTGGCTGCGAAGACGCTCAAGAGCATCGGTATCGCCAACGTCTCGCATGTAGCCGGTGGATTCCCGGCGATGCAAAAGGCGGGCGGCGAAACCGAAAGCGCGGCGTGA
- a CDS encoding DUF302 domain-containing protein gives MSYHFSKTVDLPMEAAVSATTEALKKHGFGVLTEIDVQQTLKKKLDVDFHPYRILGACNPKMAYQALQAEDKIGTMLPCNVVLQERDSGRTEISAVDPVASMQAIENPKLAGIAASVRAALQEVIADIGAKQAPPA, from the coding sequence ATGAGCTACCATTTTTCTAAGACTGTCGATTTGCCGATGGAAGCCGCCGTTTCTGCGACTACCGAAGCCTTGAAGAAACATGGTTTTGGTGTGCTCACCGAGATTGATGTGCAGCAAACATTAAAGAAGAAGCTGGATGTGGACTTTCATCCTTACCGTATCCTGGGCGCTTGCAACCCAAAAATGGCGTACCAAGCGCTCCAGGCTGAGGATAAAATCGGCACCATGCTTCCTTGCAATGTTGTCCTGCAAGAGCGTGATTCGGGTCGTACTGAAATTTCAGCTGTGGATCCGGTAGCGTCTATGCAAGCAATCGAGAACCCCAAGCTCGCTGGAATTGCAGCAAGCGTCCGCGCTGCGCTGCAGGAAGTAATTGCAGACATTGGAGCCAAGCAAGCTCCGCCAGCGTAG